The uncultured Mailhella sp. genome segment GGCATGACCCTGTTCGGCATCATTCTGCTGACCGGCATGCTGAACATCCTTATCACGTCGGCCACGTCGAAGTGGGCCATCCTGTCCACCATTTTCGTGCCCATGCTCATGATGCTGGGCATTTCTCCCGAACTCACCCAGGCCGCGTTCCGCGTAAGCGACTCCGCCGTGAACGTGTCCACGCCGCTGTTCCCGTTCTATCCGCTGCTCATCATGTACTGCCAGAAGTACGCCAAGGCCACGGGCGTGGGCACGCTCTGCTCCATGATGCTCCCCTATACGGTAGCGCTGCTCGTGGTGCTCACTTTCGTGCTGTACATGTACTGGATGATAGGCATTCCGCTGGGCTTTGACAGCGGCTATGTGTATCCTCCCGTCAAGTAAACTCTCTTGCATCAAGAAGGCAAAAGTCATGAAACATGAATACGCCGACGAACTGACGGAACGTTTTTTGCGTTATGTCGCCGTTCCTTCCGAAAGCAATCCCGCCGCAGGCGTGGTTCCGAGCACGGAAGGACAGCGCGAACTGGCCCGTCTTCTGGCAGGCGAACTTCAGGCCATGGGGCTTGAAGACATCGAGATCGATGAACATTCCATCCTGACCGCCAAACTGCCGGGCAACGTGTCCGGCGCTCCGGCCGTGGGCTTTGTCGCGCATCTCGACACCGTGCCCGTGTCGCTTTCTCCCGAAGTGCATCCCCAGATGCTGCATTATGAGGGCGGAGACGTCTGCCTGAACGCCGAAAAGGATATTTGGCTGCGTCTTGCCGAACATCCCGAACTCGCGGACTACGCGGGTCAGGACATCATCTTCACCGACGGCACCAGCGTGCTCGGCGCGGACAACAAGGCCGCCATCGCCAACGTGATGACCATGCTGCACGTGCTCTCTTCCGGCGACAGACCGCACGGAGAAATCCGCGTGGCCTTCGTGCCGGATGAGGAAATCGGTCTTTGCGGCTCCAAGCTGATGGATCTGAACAAGTTCAAGGTTGATTTTGCCTACACCATCGACTGCTGCGCCGTGGGCGAACTCGTGTATGAAACGTTCAATGCCGGCAGCGTTCTCTTTGAGATTGAAGGCGTGACGGCGCATCCCATGTCCGCCAAGGGCGTGCTTGTCAATCCGCTGCTCGTGGCTACCGACATCATCAACTGCTTCGACCGCAAGCAGACGCCCGAGCACACCGACGGCAAGGAAGGCTACTGGTGGTTTACCGGCATGGAATCCAACAGCAGCCGCTGCACCCTGCACATGAACATTCGCGACTTCGACAAGAAGTGCTACGAAGCCCGCAAGAAGTACGTGCAGGACGTGGTGGACTTCACGCGCATCCGTCACAAGAGAGCCAAGATCAAGGTGACGTTTACGGACGTGTACGGCAACATTGTGGAATCGCTCGGCGAAGACAGAGCGCCCATCGACCTCATGTACGAAGCCGCGCACGAGATCGGCGTGGAGCCGAAGACCATCGCCATGCGCGGCGGCACCGACGGTTCCGCCCTGTCCGCCAAGGGCCTTGTGACCCCCAACTATTTCACCGGCGGGTTGAACTTCCATTCCAATGCGGAATTTCTGCCCGTTCCGTCTTTGTGCAAGTCTCTTGAGATGACGCTCAAGATTCTGGAGCTTGCAGCGAAGAAATCCGCCTGCTGATTTCCGTTGACAGCATGATGAAAAGCGCCTCGCGTCCTTGTCGGCCGGGGCGTTTTTTTCATGCCCGGAGAACTTCCGACCGGCGAGTCGAATGTGGAGGGGAAGGGCAGCGGCTTGACAAAGACGCCTCACCCGGCGCGAAGGTCGGCAATCTGTCTTGAAAAAGGATCCGGGAACGGCAAAGGGCGGGAACGCGCGGCGCGGAGGAAAGGTGCGTCGATCTGCGTCAACGATGGCGAGCTTCTGTTTCGGTCGCCCGCCGCAGGCAGAGGGCAGGTGACCGTTTGGAGTTGCAGGGATGATGTTCGATGCGTGGCGGTCCCGGTTTCCGGCGGTTAAACGAGAGCCGGCGGCGGAGATGTTCCGTCGCCGGATCGATTCGTGAAAGCGATATTTTGCCGTTAGCGCTCGCGGGAAGAGCAGCAGCTGGTCTGACAGGCGGCGGGAGCCTTGCTGAAGTGGATGAGGCAGAGCATGACGCCCATGAGGATGAGGGCGGTGCCTATCCAGAAGGAGAGGGACACGGCTTCGCCCAGGAAGAGAATGCCGAGAATGGTGGCAGTGAGCGGCTGAACCGGATAGAAGGCGGAGCATGTTCCGGCTTCTATGAGGGACAGGCTTTCATTCCAGAGCAGGTGGGCGACGCAGGTGCACATGACGGCCATGTACAGCAGCGAAGCCGCGACTCCGGCGTCCCAGACGGCGGGCGTGTGCATGAGTTCCACGGCGGAGGCGGGCAGCGTGAACACAAGGGCGACGCCCATGCTCCAGGCGGTGATGATGAGAGGATGGTATTTGTGTCCGATCTTGCGGATGATGATGGACACGTACGACCACAGGAGCACGGAAATGAGGGAAAGGATGATGCCCGTCATCATGTCGCTGCCGTGAACGCCGCCGATGATGAAGTACACGCCGACGATGCCGAGAGCAAGGCCGATGACCTTCTGGATGGTGAGGCGCTCATGCAGGAAGATGGCCGCCATGATCATGATGACGATGGGATTCAGGGAATTGACGAGCGCGGCGAAGGAGGCGTTGGAAAACTTGGTGCCCAGAAGCTGGAGCACCAGAGCCACGAAGTAGCCGAAGAAACCGATCATGAAGATGTATTTGTAGTCCTGACGCTCAACGGGCCTGAATTTCTTTATGCGTATGAGCACGAGGAGCAGCAGGAAGGAAATGGCGTACCGCACGAGGGAAACCGTAAAGGGCGGCACCTTGTCGAGCACGTATTTGCTCACGACGTAGAGACTGCCCCACAGAAAGAAGGTGAGGAACAGGTAGAGGTAGACTAGTCTTTCATGCAATGTTTTCATGGGACACTCCGGGGCGGGAAAAGCCGGTCAGCTTTTCTCGTCGACAAGGGAAAGGTTTTTCCAGTTTCCGCGACGGAAACGGACGATGAATATACCGGCTCTGCACAGTTCGTCGGCGCTCATGGCCACCCATACGCCGATGATGCCGAGCCCCAGAACACTGCCGAGAAGCCATGAACCGCAAACGGCCACGGCCCAGCAGAAAATGATGGCCAGCGTGGTGGGAAAAATGACGTCGCCGCAGGTCTGCAGAGCGCGCACCATGACGATGTTGATGGCGCGGCCGATTTCCAGCGCAATATCGATGAGCATGACGGTGCGGCAGAGGCGAATGACGTCGGCATTGTCGGTCAGCAGGCCGAAAATGGTGTTCGCGAACAGCGCGATGGCGACGGAAATGGTGATGGACGCCGCGCAGGAGACCACGGTCACCCAGACCACGAGTTCTTCGGCTTCCTGATGGCGTTTGGCGCCGAGCGCCCGGCCGAGCAGAATCTGCATGGCCTGGGAAATGGCCGAAGTGAACAGGTACGAGCACATGGCGAGCATGGTGGCGTAGGTTTTCACCACGGCTTCCATGGTGCTGAACGTGTTGATGATGGCCAGAATGACGATCTGACTGAAGGAATAGGAAATGGACTCTCCGCAGGAGGGAAGGCCGATTTTGAGTATTTTGAGCAGTTCCGAGCGGCGGCAGCGGAAGAGCTGCGTTATGGAGAGGTTGAGGCGCAGATATTTTCTGACCTCATAAAAAAGGATGAGGGCGCCCATGAGGCGGGAGATCACGGAGGGAATGGCGACGGCCACGGCGCCCTGCATGCCGAATCCCCAGAGAAAGAGAGCGTTGCCGCTGATGTTGATGATGTTGAAGAGAAAGGCCACGAAAAGGCACTGCTTCATGTAGGTGTTGCTGCGCAGATAGGCGCTCAGCGACAGCATGACGGCCTGAAGGAAGAGGCCGCTTCCCGTGATGCGCAGATAGATGACCGCTTCGTCCATGATTTCCGGCTGAACGTGGATGGCGGAAAGCACGGGCCTTGCGAGCACGGCGAGCAGCACGCCGATGGAGAGGCTGACGGTCAGATTGAAGTAGAAGGAAAGCACATAGACCTGCTGTTCCTTTTCCTTGTTGTGCGCGCCCTTGTACTGACTGATGAGGATGAGGGACGCCGCGGAGAGCACGGACAGGCTGACGGCCAGCATGTCGAGAATGGTGTTGGCCTGATTGATGGCCGTGGCGCTGTAGTCGTTGCCGACCATGATTTTGTCCACGTTGCCCACGAGAAGCTGCAGCACGAGTTCCAGAAAGATGGGCAGGGTCAGTCTCAGGAGCAGGCGGATGTCGATATGTTGTTTCTGAAGCCGGAACATGGAACGTATGGGATGCGGTGAAAGGGGCGGGGTGTCCTCTGGCGGAGTGTGCCTTGCCGGAACAGGGGCGGTGTCTCAGGCTTTGGAGTCCGGGCGCAGCCCGCGGTCAATCTGCTCCGGAAGGCTGAGCTTGTAAAGAACAATGGGGCGACAAAACGTCGGATGGAGATCGGCAGGACTGCCGAAGTCAGTTCAGAGTCCCGTTGCCACGGCGATGATCATGACGACGACGGCCATGAGCGTCCACAGAAGAAAGAGCGGAAGAACCCATCCCGTCCACCTGCGGTAATCGAGGCCCGCCATGGCGATGCTGGCCATCATGGTGCCGTTGGTGGGAAAGATGACGTTCGAGAGCCCGTCGCCGAGCTGGAAGGCCAGCACGGCGGTCTGACGGGAAATGTCCACGACGTCGGAAAGCGGAGCCATGATGGGCATGACCACGGCGGCCTGCCCCGATCCCGAGGGAACGAAAAAGTTGAAGAGAAGGTTGAAGATGAACATGACCGGAGCCACGAGCACGCTGTGCAGGCTGTTCAGCGCGACGGCCATGCCGTAGATGATGGAGTGGAGGATATGCCCTTCGCTCAGCACGACGGAAATGCCGGTGGCAAGGCCGATGAGCATGGCGGAAAAGGTCATCTGCCTGGCTCCCTGAAGAAATCCGGCGACAAAGCCGTTCATGCCCATGCCGGTGACGAGGGCGCAGAACATGGCCACGAGCATCATGATGCCCGCCATGTAGTTCATGCCCCAGTGCCAGGAGAGGGAGCCCCATACATAGATGCCGAGTCCCGCCACGAGACCGAGCAGGGCGAGCGCGTGACGGCCGTTGAACGCCGGAGTGTCGTTTTGGGGCGCTTCGGGTGCGGCGGAAGCCGGTTCTTCATGAGGCGCGCGGCCGATTCTGCGGGCGTAGCGCACGATGAACAGCATGGTGGGCAGCAGAAAGACCAGCCACACGACGCTGCGGAAGCCGAATCCCGAGAGCATGGGCAGACCGGCGATCTGCTGGGCGATCTGCACGGTCATGGCGCACACGGGGCTGGTGGCGTAACCGCCGTAGGCCGCAAGAAACATGATAGCCACGCCCGTGATGTGGTCGGCGCCGAGCCTGCGGGCAAGAATGACGCCGATGGGAATGGTGGCCACGACGGGATTTGCCATGACGCCGGAGGCTCCGAGAATGCTCATGATGACGATGACGGCGGGCAGAATAAGGAAGGAGCGGGTTCCCAGCCTTCCGACCAGCCAGCTTATGAAGGCGTCCACGGAGTTGCTGGCGATGAGCACCTGAAAGTAGCCGCCCACGAGAAAGGTGAACACGATGATGGGACCGGCCTTGCCATGCCGGAGAATACGGCGTCCACCAGTCCCCAGGGAGAAACGCCCTGCTGGGGAATGGCGTGATAGGTGGCCGGATCAAGGAGTTTTGTGCCGGTGATGAGATCGTATTGTCCCGCGGGAATGACGTGGGTCAGCGCGGCGGCGAGGATCATCATGGCAAAAACGATGACCAGCGAGTTGGGAAACTGAAATTTTTTTGCGGAAGTGTTCATGGCGGGATCGTCGATAGTCGGCGGAAAAGGTTACGCGTTGTCGTCCGGCAGGGAAAGAATGGCGGCAACGAGCTTTTTGCACTGGGGCACCAGGGAGGAGAGCAGGGCGTATTCCTCTTTCGTATGGGCGTTGGCCCCGCCTATGCCCAGAGCGCACAGCGTGGGAACGCCCGTCTGCGTGACGAAGGCGCTGTCGGAACAGCCGCCCGTGGAGACGAAGGAAACCGGCCCGTAGCCCAGTTCGCGCGAGGCTTCGTCATAGACGGCGGCCAGCGCGTCGGTGCCCGGCGTTTTCTCCATGGCGGGGTAGCGGGCGAGCACCGTGAAGGAGGCCGAGGTGCCGGGCAGAGGCGTTTGGGCGCACAGGCGCTCAAGGTTTTTCAGGGCGTCTTCGTAGTCGGCATTGGACATGTAGCGCAGGCCGAGAGAGATGGCGCAGCTGTCGGGAATGATGTTGGAGCCCGTGCCGCCCGTAATTTTGCCGCAGTTGAACAAATTGCCGTCCGGGGTGGTCAGCGCTTCCAGACTTTCCACCAGACGCGCCGCCGTGCGTATGGCGCTCGCGCCCATTTCGGGATTGCGCCCCGCGTGGGCGGCGATGCCTTTCACGTCGATGCGGATCACGGCTCCGCCCTTGCGCTGCGTGACGACCTCATTGCTTGTGGAACCGCTCTCGCAGTTGAAGGCAAACGCGCAGTCTGCGCATTCCTGCTCGAAAAGCTGTCCGCCGAGGCCGCCGGACAGCATGTGTCCGCTTTCCTCGTCGCTGGAAAGGATCAGCTTGATCTGGCGGTCATGGTAGCGGCAGGCTCTGAGAGCCTTGACGGCAAAGAGCGCAATGACGATGCCGCCCTTGCAGTCGAAAACGCCCGGACCGTACAGCTTGTCGCCGTCCTGCCGGAACAGTTCGGGCCAGCTTCCCGCGGGATGCACCGTATCCATATGGGCAATCAGCGCAATGGGGCGCTGCGTTCCCTGCCGGGTGCAGGCCGTCAGGGCGTCGCCGGCTCCGTCGTAGTGCGTTTTGCGGCATGCCATGTCCATGGCGTCGCAGTAGGTGTCGAGATGGCGGGCCAGACGGCTGACGGCGTCCTTGTCGGCGGAGGGCGTTTCCATTTCCACCAGCCTTTTCAGAAGCTGGAGCATTTCCGCCTGCCTGCCGTCGAGGTATGCCATGGCCTCGCGCCACAATGTTTTGTTGTTCATAGTCGGCCGCTCTTGTGTTTTCCTGAAAAAAGATGGCCCAGACTATCCGCATACATGAAAATGTTCAAGAGACAAGGCAACATGAGAATACTTTTACAAACGGCGTCGAACAGGAGATGTTTTGTGATATAAATGACAAAGTAAGACTGCCCGAAAAAACGCTGCGTTGCAGTCACATTTCGTGCGCATCACTGTACAGACGCGTGGCGTCGCATGAACTGATGCAATTATGTACTGTGTTCGTCCGCATCGCGAGCCGGACATGAAAGGGAAAAACGCAATGGCAGGCTTTGGGGAAATGCCGACGCTCGCCGATCGGGATGCGATGGTCGGTCTGCGCGTTTGTGGGATCTGAACCGGCGTACGGCATCGGCGGGGCGGCGGGGACGATTTGGGACGGTCGCAGCTTCCCGCATCTGGTGGGAGAGCTCTGCCGGAGCCTGCGGCCAGGGAATGCAGGAGCGGCCGTGCATCGGAGCATCGAGCAGCATAATTACCATGCTTTTTAGGCATAATATGGTATTTGATATAAGTATTTGCTATGAATAGGCGTTTCCTTTATCAGAGAGACAACAGAGTTGAACATCCTCATGAAGTCGGGCCTGCGCCCGGGGAGAATGCCATATGAAAAAAGTAAGCAGCATGGCCATGAGCGCGATTGTCGGCATCACGGCACTTGCCGGAGCTTCGATGATGACTCAGGAACAGGCGTTTGCCGGCAGCACTGCCAAGGAGGGTAAGACAATGACGCTGGAACAAAAGTGGGACAAGACGTTTCCCAGGAGCAGCAAGGTCGATCACAAGAAGGTAACCTTCGTCAATCGTTACGGAATCACGCTGGTCGGCGATCTCTACATTCCGAAGCAGACAAGCGGCAAGCTCGCGGCCATTGCGGTGAGCGGACCGTTCGGAGCGGTCAAGGAACAGGCTTCCGGCCTGTATGCCCAGACCATGGCCGAAAGAGGCTTTCTGACGCTGGCCTTTGATCCTTCCTATACCGGAGAGAGCGGCGGCGAACCGCGCAACGTGGCGTCTCCCGACATCAATACCGAAGATTTCAGCGCGGCGGTGGATTTCCTGACCACCCTGGACAACGTGGACGCGGAACGCATCGGCATCATCGGCATCTGCGGCTTCGGCGGCATGGGCCTCAACGCTGCGGCCATGGATACGCGCATCAAGGCCACCGTGGCTTCCACCATGTACGACATGAGCCGCGTCACGGCCAACGGCTATTTTGATTCCATGGACGCCGACGCCCGTTATGAACTGCGCCGTCAACTCAACGCTCAGCGTACGCAGGACGCCCGTTCCGGCAAGATAGCGCCTTCGCAGAACAGACTGCCCGACGCCCTCAAGGGCGACGAGCCGCAGTTTGTGAAGGATTACTTCAACTACTACAAAACGCCACGCGGATTCCATCCCCGCTCCGTCAACTCCAACGGCGCATGGAACGCGACCTCGTCCCTGTCTTTCATGAACATGCCGCTGCTGAGCTATGCGGGTGAAATTCGCAGTGCCGTGCTGCTCATTCACGGCGAAAAGGCGCATTCGCGCTATTTCAGTGAAGACGCCTTCAAGAAACTCAAGGGCGACAACAAGGAACTGATGATTATTCCCGGCGCAAGCCACGTTGATCTGTACGACAGAACGGACATCATTCCCTTCGACAAGATAGAGGCGTTCTTCAAGGCCAATCTGTAAGGATAAACGTTTTGCCGGAGAGGCAGTGCGCGCAAAAAACTCCCCGCGATGCGGGGAGTTTCAAAAAGGCGAAGCCTTTTAAAAGTTAAAAAGAGGGCTCCTTTGTAAAATAACAAGTTGTCTCGACTCGAAATCCATACACAAAGGACCCCAGCAATGAATGACCAGGGTTTAAATCATACCCGTTGGACCTGCAAGTATCATATACTTTTCGCTCCGAAATTCAGACGCAAGCTGATATACGGAAAGTATCGCAGAACGACAGGAAAAACTCTGAGAAAACTGTGTGAATACAAAGAAATAGAGATAGTAGAAACAAATGCGTGTATGGACCATACCATATGCGCATCAAGATTCCACCAGAGTATAGCGTGGCGCAGGTAATGGGGGATTTGAAAGGGAAGAGCTCTTTGATGATATTTGAGAGTTTTTCGTATCTGCGCCATAAGTTCGGCAATCGTCATTTCTGGTGCACCGGCTGTTTTGTCAGCACAGTAGGAGTAAATAACTCTACGGCGAGAGTCGATACAAAGCCCTCTGGTCAAATCAAACCGCCCCTTGAAGGGGCGGTTCTGACTTAAAAGCCCCAGCTCGTCTGGGGGGCCTGAAAATTTATAGTCATGTGTATGTTATGAATACTCCTTTTGATTCGTCAAGAAAGGGGTGCGGTCTGGCAACTGCGCCCATGAGCAAATCAAAAGGATGTCACAATGGGTGACGCAAAGAAGTTAGCGCATACGAAATGGAACTGCAAATATCACATGGTATTTGTACCAAAATATCTCTGACAGATTTTCTATGGTGAGAAGAAAAGGGCCATAGGAGAAATCTTGCGGAAATTATGTGAGTGGAAGGGCGTGAGCATAGTAGAAGTGGAATGTTGTCCCGACCATATCCATTATGTTGCTTGAGATGCCGCCCAAGATGAGGTATCGGCGTTTGTCGGATATTTGAAAGGAAAGAGCGGCCTGATGATATATGAGCAGCTCGGCGAGCTGAAGTTCAAATATCGTAATCGGGAGTTCTGATGCCGTGGTTACTCTGTCGACACGGTGGGCACGAATAAGGCAAAGATAGCTGAGTACAACAGGCATCAGCGGCTAAGGATGGCTGAGGATAAGCTGCAGCCGGCGGCCGGGTATTCCGTACTCCGGAAGCCCGTTTGCGGGGCCGCCGGTAACAGAAATCAGATATCAGATCGTATATGCGTCTCTAGGACGCGGTTGGTAAGAAAGCTATACAGGAACACAAGAGGCCCCACCGGCTATGCTGGTGGGGCCCCATTTCGCAAGAAGAATTTTTTGAGAAAAAGGACTCGCGGAAAGCCGGTCAGCGCGAGGCGTCGGCCCGTCCCATGACCCTGTTGAAAAATTCCTGAAGCATGGACACCAGACGGGCGTGTATGGCTTCCCGGGTTTCCTCGTCCACGCTGTTGCACAGGGAGGCCAGCGGCATGGCGGGATCAGCATCCGGGCATGTCGTCTGGAGCGAGGGCGCGTCCGCCTGATGCAGCAGCTGGTACTCCGTGTTTTGTCCCAGCATGGCAACAAAGCGTCTGGCCTGTTCCGAAGGTCGGTTCCAGCGTTCTTTTTCCGCCCCCACGAACAGGCAGGGAATGTGAACGTCGGCAAGACTGTCCTGGCTGAACAGCATGGAGAAGCCGGGCGAGACGAAGGCCATGGCCCGGAAGCGTTCGTCCGCCACGGGCGTGTTGTGAGAGAGAGGCGGCAGCAGGGGAAGCGCCACGGGCGGAGTGGGAATGTCGCGGATCCGGGCCAGCCGGAGCTGGCGTTGATGGCTGCGCGCCACGGAGTCGGCCAGGCGGCGGAAAAGCTGTTCGCGTGCCTTGACAGCCACATGCATCATGACGGTTTTTTCTTCCCGCTCCAGCGTGCGGTGACGCATGCTCTCCACCAGCTCGTCCATGCGGCCGGAGAGAAACGGACGGCACCACGGGCTGTCCGTGGGGCGCAAAAGCTCCCTGACGTCAGGCGAAAGCCCTTCATCGGCCAGCGCAGGCGTAACCAGAAAGTTCTGCACCGTTCCTGAAAGCTCTTCCGGAATGCTGTGTTCGGCAACAGGCTTTGGAGGCACGACTTCCGGCACGGAGATGGGAGGAATTTCATCGTCGGGGCGGATGTCGGGCTTGATGGTGTCCGGCAGGGTGAGCTCCGGCGAGGGAATCGTCATGTCTTCGTCGCTTTCCCCGGAAGCAGGTTTGACGGGCGCTCGTTCTCCGCAGAAGTCGGCCCAGGCGTCCGGGGTCATTTCGCCGCCGGCAAGCAGCAGGCCTGCGGAAGCTGGCATGCCGAAGCCGAGAAACGCTATGCGGGAGGCGTCGGCCTGCGCGCCTATCTGAGGATGCTCAAGCACGACGTCGAGGGCGGCCCTGAGCTGCAGCGCGCGCACGGGCAGTTCCCGATCGGAGAAGAGCAGCGCCATGTCCTCCCCGTTGTCGTGATCGTGCGTGGGGGCCGCCACGATGAATCCGCGGGAGGCGAGCTCAGCCGCGATGTCGTGATGCGTCCAGGCCGAGCCCGTGACGTCGTGAGACAGAATGATGACGGGCCACGGCCCTTCCATGATCGGCGCATTGCGCGCGGCGCTGAAGCTCCAGTCGCCCACCTTCACGGTGCCGGACTTGCGCCGCGTGGGATACCAGACGCCCATGTGAATCATGAGCCGCTGCGCGGGCAGACTGGAGGAAAGCGTGCGGTAGCCGGCATAAATGGTCTGATTTTTTTGCCTGGCCTCCGCGCAGGGCGCAAGCATCAAGACCGTCAGCACGAGGATGACGAGTCGCCGCGTCAGACGAGGCAAGGTCGGGCAAAAAGAGGTCAGAGTCATGAGATTGCTCCGCAGCGGAGCTTTTCTGGCTAGGCTTCGGGGTTTTCTTTGGGAGCCGCGAAGTCCACGGCCGGGCCTTGTTCTTCGCGGGGTTCCGCGGCCTTCACTTCGTTCCAGAGTTCGTCCTTTTCGTCCAGACTGAGCGCCTTGAAATCGAGTCCGCGTTCGCGGGCGAGCTTTTCCATGGCTTCAAAACGGGTGCGGAAGCGGTTGGCCGCAAAGTCCACGGCGGAACCGGCCTTGACGCCCATGCGGCGTCCGAGCTCCACGAGCGTAAAGATCATGTCTCCGAGTTCGTGCTCCTTGGCGGCGTCGCTGCCCGAGGCGCGGGCGTCGAGCAGTTCAAGCCACTCGGCTTCCACCTGACGTTCGACCTCTTCGTCGTCGTCCCAGGTGAATCCGGCTCCCGCGGCCTTGGCGTGCAGACGGTAGGCCTTGGTCAGCGGCGGCAGGCCGGAAGGCACGGAAGAGAGCACGCCCTTGGACGCTTCGCCTTCGGCTTCCTTTTCCGCCTTCTTGATGGCGGCCCAGTTCTTCATGAGGTCGTCGATGCTCTCGCAGTGCTTTTCGCCGAACACGTGGGGATGACGGCGGATCATCTTGTCCGCGCCCATTTTGAGGGCGTCGCCGAGGGAGAACTGTCCCGCAAGTTCAAAGCGGCGGGCCATGAGCAGGAGCACGAAGAGAAGATCGCCCATTTCGTCGCAGGCGTGGCCGGGCTTGCCGGAGCGGATGGCGTCCACGAGTTCATGACATTCTTCTATGAGATATTCGCACATGGATACGGGGGTCTGCTCCTTGTCCCAGGGGCAACCCTTTTCAGGATCGATGAGCTGATTGACGACGTTCTGAAAGCGAAGAAGCTGTTCCTGCTCGTTCATGATGGACTCCGTTTGAATATGACGGCGCAACGCGCTGAATTACAGTTGAGGAATGTGAAGGTCGAGAGAGCCGGCGAGCGCCTGAATGAAGCGCATGAGCGGGGGAAGCACCTGAGATTGCCTGACCACGTCCACGTCCGGCAGCAGCCGGATGGCGATGTAGCCGATGACTCCGGCGAAAAGGAGGCCTTTGGCCAGTCCGGCCAGCAGACCGAGCATGCGGTCTATGCCGCCGGCAAAGGCGGATTCCAGCATGTTGTGAAGCACATGGGCAAGAAGCCCCACCACAAGAATGCCCGCCACGAAAAGCAGCGCCATGGAGAGCATGGGCGCGAAGCCCGGCGAAACGCCGTACTGCGTGAGCATGGGCGCAAACTGTGCGCTGAAGGTGCGGGCGAGCACAATGCCGGCCGCCACGCCGAGCAGGCCCGCGACTTCCTGCACCAGGCCCCGTATCAGTCCCT includes the following:
- a CDS encoding dienelactone hydrolase family protein — its product is MTLTSFCPTLPRLTRRLVILVLTVLMLAPCAEARQKNQTIYAGYRTLSSSLPAQRLMIHMGVWYPTRRKSGTVKVGDWSFSAARNAPIMEGPWPVIILSHDVTGSAWTHHDIAAELASRGFIVAAPTHDHDNGEDMALLFSDRELPVRALQLRAALDVVLEHPQIGAQADASRIAFLGFGMPASAGLLLAGGEMTPDAWADFCGERAPVKPASGESDEDMTIPSPELTLPDTIKPDIRPDDEIPPISVPEVVPPKPVAEHSIPEELSGTVQNFLVTPALADEGLSPDVRELLRPTDSPWCRPFLSGRMDELVESMRHRTLEREEKTVMMHVAVKAREQLFRRLADSVARSHQRQLRLARIRDIPTPPVALPLLPPLSHNTPVADERFRAMAFVSPGFSMLFSQDSLADVHIPCLFVGAEKERWNRPSEQARRFVAMLGQNTEYQLLHQADAPSLQTTCPDADPAMPLASLCNSVDEETREAIHARLVSMLQEFFNRVMGRADASR
- the mazG gene encoding nucleoside triphosphate pyrophosphohydrolase, whose product is MNEQEQLLRFQNVVNQLIDPEKGCPWDKEQTPVSMCEYLIEECHELVDAIRSGKPGHACDEMGDLLFVLLLMARRFELAGQFSLGDALKMGADKMIRRHPHVFGEKHCESIDDLMKNWAAIKKAEKEAEGEASKGVLSSVPSGLPPLTKAYRLHAKAAGAGFTWDDDEEVERQVEAEWLELLDARASGSDAAKEHELGDMIFTLVELGRRMGVKAGSAVDFAANRFRTRFEAMEKLARERGLDFKALSLDEKDELWNEVKAAEPREEQGPAVDFAAPKENPEA
- a CDS encoding CvpA family protein; amino-acid sequence: MFQINLLDTALLIILLFFSVKGLIRGLVQEVAGLLGVAAGIVLARTFSAQFAPMLTQYGVSPGFAPMLSMALLFVAGILVVGLLAHVLHNMLESAFAGGIDRMLGLLAGLAKGLLFAGVIGYIAIRLLPDVDVVRQSQVLPPLMRFIQALAGSLDLHIPQL